One Bdellovibrio bacteriovorus str. Tiberius DNA segment encodes these proteins:
- a CDS encoding TrmH family RNA methyltransferase — MFPYGPELEINANLRVNYQLVLEKIGPLLTDERRQKIEKVVALRNFDTAVVLEGIYDRGNISAVMRSAEGLGFGNFHVIETQEKFKEANRVTQGADKWVEVKKWKKTADCVKALKNQGYKIYVTHLDANAKPLHEIDFSGKSALVLGNERDGVTPEMIAAADQTIIIPMTGFVQSFNISVAGALGLYHISQDRLNRRGTNASLTDEEQGILRAHYYMRTQDSAAQYLEEMFSRGNL; from the coding sequence ATGTTCCCATACGGGCCCGAACTTGAAATCAATGCCAATCTTCGCGTGAACTACCAGCTGGTGCTGGAGAAGATCGGGCCCCTGCTGACTGATGAACGCCGCCAGAAGATCGAAAAAGTGGTGGCGCTTCGCAATTTTGACACGGCCGTGGTGCTTGAGGGCATCTATGACCGTGGCAATATTTCTGCCGTGATGAGATCCGCTGAGGGTCTTGGATTTGGCAATTTCCATGTTATTGAAACCCAGGAAAAATTCAAAGAAGCCAATCGTGTCACCCAAGGGGCTGACAAGTGGGTCGAAGTCAAAAAATGGAAAAAGACTGCGGACTGCGTGAAGGCTTTGAAGAATCAGGGTTACAAAATCTATGTGACCCATCTGGATGCAAACGCCAAACCTCTGCATGAAATTGACTTCAGCGGCAAGAGCGCTCTGGTGCTTGGTAACGAGCGCGACGGTGTGACCCCGGAAATGATTGCAGCGGCCGATCAGACGATCATCATTCCCATGACGGGCTTTGTGCAAAGTTTCAACATTTCCGTGGCTGGTGCCCTGGGTCTGTATCATATTTCCCAGGACCGACTGAACCGCCGTGGAACCAACGCCTCCCTGACTGATGAAGAGCAGGGGATCTTGCGTGCTCACTATTACATGAGAACCCAGGACAGTGCGGCCCAGTATCTGGAAGAAATGTTTTCCCGCGGAAATCTGTAA
- a CDS encoding phosphatase domain-containing protein produces MKKLLLLPVLFAVAACAEKTVSLTPDKPVSTKIPFFMTRPQPTTPVELVFDNDHATAKPMNYRKNDSLRMSGSATFSPKALKEVSKPVKKNKASLYVFDLRQESHGLINDIPVTWYADRDWANADLNHEEAVRRERRLLGDLRVGEKIGTTTIQSIETEESMIRTGGHQYVRLTVTDHVRPVDSEVDRFIESVRALPENAWVHFHCRAGKGRTTTFMVLYDMLKNAKADSFEAIIKHNTELSNDYDVLTVPADEKDWKYPYQKERAAFVTEFYNYAKAHPNGEGMLWGEWVLR; encoded by the coding sequence ATGAAGAAACTGCTTTTGCTTCCCGTTCTGTTTGCGGTCGCTGCTTGTGCGGAAAAGACCGTAAGCCTTACTCCGGATAAACCGGTCAGCACTAAAATTCCTTTTTTCATGACAAGACCTCAGCCGACAACTCCGGTAGAGCTGGTGTTTGATAATGATCATGCCACCGCCAAGCCCATGAACTATCGCAAGAATGATTCTTTGCGCATGTCTGGTAGTGCCACCTTCAGCCCGAAGGCGCTGAAAGAGGTTTCTAAGCCTGTTAAAAAGAACAAAGCCTCGTTGTATGTTTTCGATCTGCGCCAGGAATCCCATGGTCTGATCAATGACATCCCGGTGACCTGGTATGCGGATCGAGACTGGGCCAATGCGGATTTGAACCACGAAGAAGCTGTTCGCCGTGAGCGCCGTTTGTTGGGTGATCTGCGTGTCGGGGAAAAGATCGGCACCACCACCATTCAAAGCATCGAAACCGAAGAAAGCATGATCCGCACCGGGGGCCACCAGTACGTGCGCCTGACAGTGACGGACCATGTGCGCCCGGTGGATTCTGAAGTGGATCGTTTTATTGAAAGCGTGCGCGCATTGCCGGAAAATGCCTGGGTGCATTTCCACTGTCGTGCTGGCAAAGGCCGGACGACGACATTTATGGTTTTGTACGACATGCTGAAAAATGCCAAGGCGGATTCGTTTGAAGCAATCATCAAGCACAATACTGAACTAAGCAATGACTATGATGTCCTGACCGTGCCTGCGGATGAAAAGGACTGGAAGTATCCTTATCAGAAAGAACGTGCGGCGTTCGTCACAGAGTTTTATAATTATGCCAAAGCCCATCCAAACGGAGAGGGCATGCTTTGGGGTGAGTGGGTGTTGAGATGA
- a CDS encoding pseudouridine synthase: MTRIIKLQHTEIAGCIFVDKIAGLNTHTPEYGQRGCVEIYEEELDRKLYTVHRLDKATSGALVFATSSEIAAQLTQAFEQHKVEKKYLFLTDKKIARTEFTYESFIQKEKNVFVSRETAEPNSKTSFKWVKSLGPYQLWEAVPHSGKPHQIRLHAEANGIAILGDSEHNGSRHFRLCLHSQVLGFELNGQAVRFETALPHWAEDNATTDPEEQILNEAFQRRERMFNFMTLTDECLRLSHREMDTYRIDQYGDHLWVYWYKESDPTVQDLLRFEKIAKKYHKKILIRKMLNRGEDPNAELLWKIGNTATRWQAKENGVLYDLRSDTGLSPGLFLDQRENRLWVKEHAQDRSVLNLFSYTSGFSVVSALAGAREVCTVDVSQNFIDWSKQNFVLNGLDPEAENHEFWVQDCILFLKGTIRRKRKFGLIVCDPPSFGRSKGGVFSISKSFDELLINCLYCLQKDGLLLFCTNYEKWTTGDLHLRLNKLKREFSFKILPAPAQGMDFELPDQEPLMKSIIIRKN; the protein is encoded by the coding sequence ATGACACGGATAATTAAGCTTCAACACACCGAAATAGCGGGCTGCATCTTCGTTGACAAGATTGCAGGTCTGAACACCCATACGCCCGAGTATGGTCAGCGCGGCTGTGTCGAAATTTATGAAGAAGAGCTGGATCGCAAGCTCTACACCGTGCATCGTCTGGACAAGGCGACTTCGGGCGCTTTGGTCTTTGCCACCAGCTCTGAAATTGCGGCACAACTGACGCAAGCCTTTGAACAGCACAAGGTTGAAAAGAAGTACCTTTTCCTGACCGACAAAAAAATCGCTCGCACTGAATTCACTTATGAGTCCTTCATCCAGAAGGAAAAAAACGTCTTTGTCAGCCGCGAGACTGCCGAGCCCAATTCCAAAACCAGCTTCAAATGGGTGAAATCATTGGGTCCTTATCAGTTGTGGGAGGCCGTGCCTCACTCCGGCAAACCTCACCAGATCCGTCTGCATGCTGAAGCCAATGGCATCGCCATTCTGGGCGACAGCGAACACAATGGTTCACGTCACTTCCGCCTGTGCCTGCATTCTCAGGTTTTGGGCTTTGAACTGAATGGCCAGGCCGTGCGCTTTGAAACGGCCCTGCCTCACTGGGCCGAAGACAACGCCACCACGGACCCGGAAGAACAAATTCTGAACGAGGCCTTCCAGCGCCGCGAACGCATGTTCAATTTTATGACCCTGACCGACGAATGTCTGCGCCTCAGCCACCGCGAGATGGACACTTACCGCATTGATCAGTACGGCGATCATCTTTGGGTTTACTGGTACAAAGAATCCGACCCCACCGTGCAGGATCTGCTGCGCTTTGAAAAAATCGCAAAGAAATATCACAAAAAGATCCTGATTCGCAAAATGCTTAATCGTGGCGAAGATCCCAACGCCGAACTGCTGTGGAAGATCGGTAATACCGCCACCCGCTGGCAGGCCAAGGAAAACGGCGTGCTGTACGATCTGCGCAGTGATACCGGTTTGTCACCGGGCCTGTTCCTGGATCAGCGCGAAAACCGTCTGTGGGTCAAAGAACACGCTCAGGACCGCAGCGTTTTAAATCTGTTTTCATACACCAGCGGCTTTAGCGTCGTATCAGCCCTGGCTGGCGCGCGCGAAGTTTGCACGGTCGACGTGTCCCAGAACTTCATCGACTGGAGCAAACAAAACTTCGTCCTGAACGGTCTGGATCCGGAAGCTGAAAATCATGAATTCTGGGTGCAGGATTGCATCTTGTTCTTAAAGGGCACCATCCGACGCAAACGCAAGTTCGGATTGATCGTCTGTGACCCTCCGTCCTTCGGCCGATCCAAAGGTGGTGTGTTCTCAATCAGCAAAAGCTTCGACGAGCTTTTGATCAACTGCCTGTACTGTCTGCAAAAAGATGGTTTGTTGTTGTTCTGTACGAACTATGAAAAGTGGACGACCGGCGATTTGCATCTGCGCCTGAACAAACTCAAGCGCGAATTTTCGTTCAAAATCCTGCCGGCTCCGGCACAAGGAATGGACTTTGAGCTCCCGGATCAGGAGCCCCTGATGAAGTCCATCATCATAAGAAAAAACTAA
- a CDS encoding LemA family protein — protein MKNRILVLALMLMPFMVGCGIQSLPQSKNATEAALAEVNNQYKRRADLIPNLVNVVKGYAKHEEATLTAVTEARAKATSMQIDPSKVTPEQLAKFQQAQSGLSQALGRLMVVSEQYPQLKADQNFRDLQAQLEGTENRITIARQRYIETINAFNNQVSVPPTSWTNAIMYHFEKMPQWDMTPEEKASAEKAPEVKF, from the coding sequence ATGAAAAACCGTATTCTAGTTCTTGCCCTGATGTTGATGCCGTTTATGGTTGGTTGTGGGATTCAATCGCTTCCTCAATCTAAGAATGCTACTGAGGCTGCTTTGGCTGAAGTGAACAATCAATACAAACGTCGGGCTGATTTGATTCCGAATCTTGTGAATGTTGTTAAGGGTTATGCGAAGCACGAAGAAGCTACTTTGACGGCGGTGACTGAGGCTCGTGCCAAAGCGACTTCCATGCAGATTGATCCTTCCAAGGTGACGCCTGAACAGCTTGCTAAATTCCAGCAGGCGCAAAGTGGTTTGTCTCAGGCTTTGGGTCGTTTGATGGTGGTGTCTGAACAGTACCCGCAATTGAAAGCGGATCAGAACTTCCGTGATCTTCAGGCGCAGCTTGAGGGCACTGAAAACCGCATCACGATTGCTCGTCAAAGATACATTGAAACGATCAATGCATTTAACAATCAGGTCAGCGTTCCGCCGACTAGCTGGACAAATGCGATCATGTATCACTTCGAAAAAATGCCTCAGTGGGACATGACTCCGGAAGAAAAGGCTTCTGCTGAAAAAGCTCCGGAAGTGAAGTTCTAG
- a CDS encoding TPM domain-containing protein, translated as MRLLTVSFFAFFLALSLSARAEFQVPTLTGPVMDEVGYLSRNDRQELMQLLYDFNKRGVAQVQVLIVPTLDGMPIEMASIAVTDKWKLGDEKKDNGVLFLIAANDRKLRIEVGQGLEGAIPDVIASRIIRDQVVPLFRARQFSAGIVLGTHEILRLADKEFAEQNGLQEGVPAKSDRDGSGGDIPIGVIIILFIIISILGRFGGGRGRHLRGGGWGGGYGGGGGWSSGGGGGGWSGGGGGFSGGGSSGSW; from the coding sequence ATGCGTTTACTGACAGTTTCCTTTTTCGCATTCTTCTTGGCCCTGAGTCTTTCGGCTCGGGCTGAGTTCCAAGTGCCGACCTTGACCGGTCCTGTGATGGACGAGGTTGGCTATCTTTCCCGCAATGACCGTCAAGAGCTGATGCAGCTTCTTTATGACTTCAACAAACGCGGGGTCGCTCAAGTTCAGGTTTTGATCGTTCCCACCTTGGATGGTATGCCCATCGAGATGGCTTCTATTGCTGTCACTGACAAATGGAAGCTGGGGGACGAGAAAAAAGACAACGGGGTTTTGTTCCTGATTGCGGCGAATGACCGCAAGCTGCGTATCGAAGTCGGGCAGGGCCTTGAAGGCGCAATTCCCGATGTGATCGCTAGTCGGATCATTCGTGATCAGGTGGTGCCGTTGTTCCGTGCCCGTCAGTTTTCTGCCGGTATCGTTCTGGGCACACACGAAATTCTGCGCCTGGCGGATAAAGAGTTCGCTGAACAAAATGGGTTGCAGGAAGGTGTTCCTGCAAAAAGTGACCGTGATGGTTCCGGTGGTGATATTCCCATTGGTGTGATCATCATTCTTTTCATCATTATTTCTATCCTGGGTCGCTTTGGTGGCGGTCGTGGGCGTCATCTTCGTGGTGGCGGCTGGGGCGGTGGCTATGGCGGCGGTGGAGGATGGTCTTCTGGTGGAGGAGGCGGCGGCTGGTCCGGTGGCGGCGGCGGCTTCAGCGGTGGGGGCTCATCCGGCAGTTGGTAA
- a CDS encoding TPM domain-containing protein produces MAWINKYLSEADLARIEAAISKMEEATSGEIVPVIVRRSSAVGHVPLTLTLLLTLFLVIVEFPFSDWLWVTPWVYLWPVIVVAFYALSHVLAKSKWIQKLFVPEKDEVDSVHQRAHLEFYLNRIHRTEGGTGVLIFVSVMEKKAVVLADEGISKKLPKEHWDEILGILGKSLHQGQWAQGFVAAIEACGKDLQTHFPLASAGTNELKNHLIIKD; encoded by the coding sequence ATGGCTTGGATTAATAAATATCTTTCTGAGGCTGATCTTGCGCGGATTGAGGCGGCTATTTCCAAAATGGAAGAAGCCACTTCTGGAGAGATTGTTCCTGTAATTGTTCGTCGGTCTTCAGCCGTGGGGCATGTGCCTTTGACGCTGACTTTGCTTTTGACTCTGTTTTTGGTCATTGTTGAGTTTCCGTTCAGTGACTGGTTGTGGGTGACCCCTTGGGTTTATCTGTGGCCGGTGATAGTGGTTGCGTTTTATGCGCTTTCTCATGTGTTGGCGAAGAGCAAGTGGATTCAGAAGCTGTTTGTGCCTGAAAAGGACGAAGTCGATTCTGTTCATCAGCGCGCGCATTTGGAATTCTATCTAAACCGTATTCATCGCACGGAAGGCGGGACCGGGGTTTTGATCTTTGTTTCTGTGATGGAAAAAAAGGCGGTCGTGCTGGCCGATGAGGGAATTTCCAAAAAGCTTCCGAAGGAACACTGGGATGAAATTCTTGGAATTCTGGGGAAGAGCCTTCATCAAGGGCAGTGGGCACAAGGTTTCGTGGCGGCTATCGAGGCTTGCGGTAAAGATCTGCAGACCCATTTCCCGCTGGCTTCCGCTGGGACCAACGAGCTTAAAAATCATCTTATTATCAAAGATTAA
- a CDS encoding helix-turn-helix transcriptional regulator, giving the protein MSVKIICIAIVAQRIGVSKSTILRMERAGKFVPRAKISPGRFGYSEQDVERWIQSKFVETESRSLTESDMASLPYGRDVAQRNNRSGGRNANG; this is encoded by the coding sequence ATGAGTGTAAAAATCATATGTATTGCAATTGTGGCACAAAGAATTGGTGTTTCTAAATCGACAATTTTAAGAATGGAGCGAGCGGGAAAATTCGTTCCTAGAGCGAAGATATCGCCTGGGAGGTTTGGATACTCTGAGCAGGACGTCGAGCGCTGGATTCAAAGTAAGTTCGTGGAAACAGAAAGTAGAAGTCTTACCGAATCGGATATGGCTTCTTTGCCCTATGGTCGTGATGTTGCACAAAGAAACAACCGCTCCGGAGGCCGAAATGCAAATGGATAA